The DNA segment CCGCCGTATTGATCGCATTGCAGGCCGTGCAGATGATATGATGATTCTCAAGGGCGTGAATATCTACCCCATGCAGATCGAACAATGCCTCATGTCCATGCCGGAAGTTGGTCAGAACTATCTCATAGAGCTTGTTACGGAAGGAGTGACTGACCAACTGAAGGTCAAGGTTGAAATCAAGGATGAATATTTCGTTGAAGACATGCGTGTGTTACAAGGACTCCAGAAGCGTATAGCCAAAAACCTGTGCAATGAGATTCTCCTGACTCCCCGTGTAGAGCTATGCCAACACGACTCCATACCCAAAAACGAAGGCAAGGCTGTTCGCGTGATGGACAGCAGAAAGAAGTAGACCATGGAATATCTCTGGGCCATTTTATTTATTTTTGGACTGGCGCTCTCGCAAATGCTTCAACTTTTTTCCATGCCAGCAAATTGGGTTTCGCTGGCATTGGTTGCTGCGTGGAAAGTCCTCTATCCCGAATCCATGGCTTGGAACTTCGTCGTTGTACTCGGTGTCATTGCAGCGCTAGCTGAAGCTCTTGAAATCGGACTTCAAATGTGGGGTGCAGGACGATATGGAGCAACGGCTCGTGGCAATATCGGCGGTATTCTCGGAGCTATTGCCGGTGCCATTTTTTTTGCTCCATTCTTCCTTGGTCTCGGAGCACTCCTGGGAGCCTTGGGCGGTGCCTACCTGGGCTGTCTGATCATGGAGATACCCGGCCGCTCAAGACCTGAAGCATTCAAAGCAGCCAAGGGAGCCTTCGTGGGCAAGGCTCTCGGATTCACTATCAAAACAGCCATAGGCGCTGTCATTGTCGTTATGGCAATTCCTCAAATCTGGCCGTGACAAGCTTCGGTATCGACACAACTTGAACGCCCGATTTCTTCCTCCACTAGTCCGACTTCCCTAAGATACTCCACCACTCGTGAAGTCTGCCCTGACGCCATGGTCCCTCCCAGAGAAACAGCTACGGCACAAGCCTCTAATATCTCCTCCACGGTGGCACCCAATTCCAGGCTCACCCCGGTCTGGTAGAGGATACACGCTCGGCACCCACCGACCAATGCTCCTACCAACGCCATCAACCGTTTGTGCTTACCACTCAGAACTCCATTCTTGTAGACCTCTTGTGGTAATTGTTCGTAAGCATCAGCAATCTCAGGCATCAAGTCCTGGTACTGTTTCCAATTTTTCTCAATGTTCGCCTTCACTGCAATTTGACTTTCTGTCATGACAACTCCTTATGTTTTGTACAGTTTGCCAACCTCCTAGATATTCGACAAA comes from the Pseudodesulfovibrio piezophilus C1TLV30 genome and includes:
- a CDS encoding carboxymuconolactone decarboxylase family protein; the protein is MTESQIAVKANIEKNWKQYQDLMPEIADAYEQLPQEVYKNGVLSGKHKRLMALVGALVGGCRACILYQTGVSLELGATVEEILEACAVAVSLGGTMASGQTSRVVEYLREVGLVEEEIGRSSCVDTEACHGQI
- a CDS encoding DUF456 domain-containing protein — encoded protein: MEYLWAILFIFGLALSQMLQLFSMPANWVSLALVAAWKVLYPESMAWNFVVVLGVIAALAEALEIGLQMWGAGRYGATARGNIGGILGAIAGAIFFAPFFLGLGALLGALGGAYLGCLIMEIPGRSRPEAFKAAKGAFVGKALGFTIKTAIGAVIVVMAIPQIWP